A genomic segment from Leptolyngbya boryana PCC 6306 encodes:
- a CDS encoding PIN domain-containing protein gives MSGSQNSPTCFVDSNIWLYALIQNQDVKKHEIANQLVQSGAIVISTQVINEVCINLIRKAAFSEQQIYEVVNAFYQMYTVIEPGIEILLNASNLRNNYRLSFWDSLVVASALHAEVGILISEDMQSGLVIEEKLEIMNPFL, from the coding sequence ATGAGCGGTAGTCAAAATTCGCCAACTTGTTTTGTAGATTCAAACATTTGGCTATATGCTTTGATTCAAAATCAGGATGTTAAAAAGCATGAGATCGCGAATCAGCTTGTTCAATCAGGAGCCATCGTTATTAGTACGCAAGTTATTAACGAGGTTTGCATCAACTTAATTAGGAAAGCTGCTTTTTCTGAGCAGCAGATTTACGAAGTGGTAAATGCTTTCTATCAGATGTATACAGTGATAGAGCCAGGAATAGAGATTTTATTGAACGCTTCTAATCTCAGAAATAATTACCGATTGTCTTTTTGGGATAGTTTAGTTGTTGCATCGGCACTTCACGCGGAAGTCGGCATTCTGATTTCTGAAGATATGCAAAGTGGATTGGTGATTGAAGAAAAACTTGAAATCATGAATCCTTTTTTGTAA